One region of Serinus canaria isolate serCan28SL12 chromosome 25, serCan2020, whole genome shotgun sequence genomic DNA includes:
- the LOC127060480 gene encoding spidroin-2-like, with translation MGGTYTKEQLEILAALQGLAQMHTKGIPKKHLKDLLLWVRLNYPHSETRLLFEVGFWQEVNRHIYLLATEKDEAALKLLSPARIMLEAISAEARSAAGQLGDKNPGKKRGGQGTGQRLTLVSDSPGKTVPEEEEGQEKLELPSLPIPRKPKKTPKRPETPENLGDSDTESDTSPVPEPGDPVGGEIPELQEPRAEKTGGGVESRTGVEGSGTGTEAPSRGDRDCAIGAASGAAAAAVPGGEGGFVRAGGHSTGGTGAVPEAAAQMIRAGREACAGPGARGISGKGGSSTASISDTGSEASGASETQAGPGGRRKKRMTMTSQHPETGMRRSTRIAARTRAKARGELVARRRGVNTTSEGEGESEAETEGEASETERGGDSDVSSGETGGVPGAARARRVRAERGRGRVPPPAASRTRRGRGHSSSSRGSTPSPVPIPMAPIPERQASPPPGGRAVITEVPQPRFQEVYCV, from the exons ATGGGAGGCACATACACTAAGGAGCAATTAGAAATCTTAGCGGCCTTACAAGGCTTGGCACAGATGCACACAAAGGGAATTCCCAAGAAACATCTTAAAGATTTATTACTGTGGGTCAGACTTAATTACCCGCATTCAGAGACCCGGTTGTTATTTGAAGTGGGTTTCTGGCAGGAGGTCAACAGGCACATATATTTGCTAGCAACAGAAAAGGATGAGGCAGCCTTGAAGTTATTATCTCCAGCAAGGATTATGTTGGAGGCAATTTCGGCTGAAGCTAGAAGCGCAGCCGGGCAGTTAGGTGATAAAAACCCcggaaagaaaagggggggtCAGGGCACGGGACAGAGACTAACTCTGGTCTCAGATAGCCCGGGAAAAACTGTCCCCgaagaagaggaggggcaggaaaaATTAGAACTGCCTTCACTTCCAATTCCCCgaaaacccaagaaaaccccaaagcgTCCTGAGACCCCAGAGAATTTAGGAGACTCAGACACCGAGTCAGACACGAGTCCTGTCCCAGAGCCAGGCGATCCTGTTGGGGGGGAAATTCCCGAGTTACAGGAGCCGAGGGCGGAAAAGACAGGAGGGGGTGTGGAGTCGCGAACGGGGGTGGAGGGGAGCGGGACCGGCACGGAGGCACCGAGCCGCGGCGACCGTGATTGCGCAATAGGGGCGGCgtcgggggcggcggcggcggcggttcCGGGCGGGGAAGGAGGATTTGTGAGGGCAGGGGGGCATAGCACGGGTGGTACGGGTGCCGTGCCGGAAGCGGCGGCTCAGATGATACGCGCGGGGCGGGAAGCGTGCGCGGGACCGGGGGCGCGCGGGATTTCCGGGAAGGGCGGAAGCTCCACTGCGTCCATCTCAGATACGGGCAGTGAGGCGAGCGGAGCCTCAGAGACCCaggcggggcccggcgggagGCGCAAGAAACGCATGACAATGACATCACAGCACCCGGAAACAGGGATGCGGCGTTCTACCCGGATCGCAGCGCGCACGCGGGCCAAAGCGCGGGGCGAGCTTGTCGCGAGGAGGCGGGGCGTGAATACGACGtcagagggggagggagagtcGGAGGCGGAGACCGAGGGGGAGGCATCGGAGACGGAGCGGGGCGGAGACAGTGACGTCAGCTCAGGGGAGACGGGGGGCGTTCCCGGGGCCGCGCGAGCACGGAGGGTGCGGGCGGAGCGCGGCAGGGGGAGGGTCCCGCCCCCGGCGGCATCTCGGACGAGGAGGGGGCGTGGCCACAGCTCCAGTTCCCGGGGCTCCACCCCTTCCCCGGTCCCGATCCCCATGGCTCCGATCCCTGAAAGGCAGGCTTCACCCCCCCCAGGGGGACGTGCAG TTATTACAGAGGTACCTCAGCCAAGATTTCAAGAAGTCTACTGTGTTTGA